Part of the Moorella sp. E308F genome, GGCTGAGGCCGAGCCCACTTCGATGCCGCAGGCCCGCCCCAGCTCTTTCATTGAGTCTACCTCAATTATTTCTACACCCCGTGCGCGGCAAAGCTGAATTAATGGCCCGGTTACATGGGGTTCGGCATCCTTAGCTATATAGACCACCCGGGCTGTCCCCTTCATTACCGCTTTGGTGACCTGCTTGGTGCCTACTGCTCGTTTTTTGGCCACCCGCAAACGTTCATAGGACATAGTTCAACCCCCCTGGGCAGTCACACTTTCTTATAGTATCATTTTCCGGTAGCCGTGTCAACAGATTCTAGAGCGGCCTCTTCTTGGGCTTCTGCTTCCGGGGTTATAACCCGGAGCTGCCGGTAACGGCTCATACCGGTACCGGCCGGGATAAGCTTGCCGATAATGACGTTTTCCTTCAGGCCCAGCAGGGGGTCCATCCGTCCCTTGATGGCCGCTTCCGTCAGCACCCGTGTCGTTTCCTGGAAGGAGGCCGCCGACAGGAAGGAATCCGTCGCTAAAGACGCCTTGGTAATACCCAGCAGCACCGGCCGCGCCGTTGCCGGCTTGCCGCCCCTGGCCTGGACTTTCAGGTTGACGTCTTCAAATTCAAAGGCGTCCACCAGGGTGCCGGGCAGGAGGTCGGTATCGCCTTCATCTTCTACCTTGACTTTACGCAGCATCTGGCGGATCATCACTTCGATATGCTTGTCGTTGATGTCCACCCCCTGCAGGCGGTAAACCCGCTGCACTTCCCGGAGGAGATAGAGCTGGACGCCCCGGACGCCCTTTACCTTTAACAGGTCGTGGGGGTTAACGGACCCTTCCGTTAACTCATCACCGGCTTCCACATGGTCGCCTTCGTTAACCTTCAGGCGGGAGCCATAGGGAACATTATAGGTAAACTTTTCCCCATTGGCGTCGGTAATTTCAATCTCCCGCCCCCGCCGGCCGCGGACTTCGTTGATGGCGGTGATGGTGCCGCTGACCTCGGCGATGATGGCCTGGCCTTTGGGTTTGCGGGCTTCAAAGAGCTCTTCTACCCGGGGCAGACCCTGGGTGATGTCTTCTCCGGCCACACCTCCTGTATGGAAGGTGCGCATGGTCAGCTGGGTACCGGGCTCACCAATGGACTGGGCGGCGATGATGCCAACCGCTTCGCCGATTTCTACATCCTTACCCGTGGACAGGTCCTGACCGTAGCATTTGCGGCAGACGCCGTAGCGGGTGCGACAGGTAAGGACGGATCGGATCTTTACCTTTTTAATGCCGGCAGCCACAATGGCCCGGGCCGCCTCTTCACTGATCATGGTGTCGGCGGCGACCAGGAGTTCTCCGGTTTCCGGGTGGTAGACATCCTCCAGGGCATAGCGCCCGGTCAGGCGCTCTTCCATCTTTTCGATTATCTGATTGCCCTCGTGGATCTCCTCCACTTCAATGCCGGCCGTGGTGCCGCAGTCGTCTTCCCGGACAATGACATCCTGGGCCACGTCCACCAGGCGGCGGGTGAGGTAACCGGAGTCTGCCGTGCGTAAGGCCGTATCGGCCAAACCCTTACGGGCGCCGTGGGTGGAAATAAAGTATTCTAGCACCGTCAGGCCTTCGCGGAAGTTGGCCTTGATGGGCAAGTCGATAATCCGGCCGGCCGGGTCGGCCATAAGGCCCCGCATCCCGGCCAGCTGGCGGATCTGCTGAACGTTACCCCGGGCGCCGGAGTTGGCCATCATGAAGACGGGGTTGAATTTGTCCATGCCGGCCATGAGCTTTTTGGTCAGGGTGTCGGTGGCCTTATTCCAGAGACCGATGACCTTCTGGTAACGCTCTTCCTCGCTGATTAAACCTTTGCGGTACTGCTGATCGATTTTCTCCACCGCCGTCTCGGTCTCGGCTATTATTTCTTTCTTTTCCGGGGGTACGACAATGTCGTTGATGCCGATGGTAAAGCCGGCCAGGGTGGAGTAATGGAAGCCTACTTTTTTAATGCCGTCCAACAATGTGGCGGTGGCTTCCGTCCCTAAAAGTTTATAGCAGCGGTCGATGATCTCCGTTAGCTTCTTCTTGTCGACTTCGCAGTTGTAGTAACCCAGCTCTTTGGGGATGGGGATTTCCCGGTTGA contains:
- a CDS encoding ribosomal L7Ae/L30e/S12e/Gadd45 family protein, with product MSYERLRVAKKRAVGTKQVTKAVMKGTARVVYIAKDAEPHVTGPLIQLCRARGVEIIEVDSMKELGRACGIEVGSASAVILEE
- the rpoC gene encoding DNA-directed RNA polymerase subunit beta', producing the protein MLDVSNFERMRIGLASPEQIRAWSSGEVKKPETINYRTLKPERDGLFCERIFGPTKDWECHCGKYKRVRYKGIVCDRCGVEVTRSKVRRERMGHIELAAPVSHIWYFKGIPSRMGLILDMSPRALEKVLYFVSYVVIDPGDTPLLKKQLLTEAEYREYRDKYGNSFRAAMGAEAIKELLQEIDLDQLAAELRQELKESSGQRKIRAIRRLEVVEAFRASGNRPEWMILDVIPVIPPELRPMVQLDGGRFATSDLNDLYRRVINRNNRLKRLLDLGAPDIIVRNEKRMLQEAVDALIDNGRRGRPVTGPGNRPLKSLSDMLKGKQGRFRQNLLGKRVDYSGRSVIVVGPELKIHQCGLPKEMALELFKPFVMKRLVDKGLAHNIKSAKRMVERVKNEVWDVLEEVIAEHPVLLNRAPTLHRLGIQAFEPVLVEGRAIQIHPLVCTAYNADFDGDQMAVHVPLSAEAQAEARLLMMAAHHILNPKDGKPVVSPTQDMVLGSYYLTTVSPGAKGEGKAFTSYEEAYMAYLNKDIDVHALIKVRMEDGKLLETTIGRLIFNREIPIPKELGYYNCEVDKKKLTEIIDRCYKLLGTEATATLLDGIKKVGFHYSTLAGFTIGINDIVVPPEKKEIIAETETAVEKIDQQYRKGLISEEERYQKVIGLWNKATDTLTKKLMAGMDKFNPVFMMANSGARGNVQQIRQLAGMRGLMADPAGRIIDLPIKANFREGLTVLEYFISTHGARKGLADTALRTADSGYLTRRLVDVAQDVIVREDDCGTTAGIEVEEIHEGNQIIEKMEERLTGRYALEDVYHPETGELLVAADTMISEEAARAIVAAGIKKVKIRSVLTCRTRYGVCRKCYGQDLSTGKDVEIGEAVGIIAAQSIGEPGTQLTMRTFHTGGVAGEDITQGLPRVEELFEARKPKGQAIIAEVSGTITAINEVRGRRGREIEITDANGEKFTYNVPYGSRLKVNEGDHVEAGDELTEGSVNPHDLLKVKGVRGVQLYLLREVQRVYRLQGVDINDKHIEVMIRQMLRKVKVEDEGDTDLLPGTLVDAFEFEDVNLKVQARGGKPATARPVLLGITKASLATDSFLSAASFQETTRVLTEAAIKGRMDPLLGLKENVIIGKLIPAGTGMSRYRQLRVITPEAEAQEEAALESVDTATGK